In a genomic window of Equus caballus isolate H_3958 breed thoroughbred chromosome 9, TB-T2T, whole genome shotgun sequence:
- the RECQL4 gene encoding ATP-dependent DNA helicase Q4 isoform X2 produces MERLRDVRARLQAWERAFRRRRGRRPGQEDVEAAPEETRALYREYRALKEALGQASGVRPEQSLPAVAEKALEPSCWGSHLNRAATQSPHPTPGPSPQASVQDYGKRLKANLKGALQAGPALGHTRRPPRRPSSKMLSSGLPAAGAALIAPEEVSEVPPQALKPQLRPGRLQQLRASLSLRLNSLDPGWLQRCHNEAPDFQGAPEACHPGLDTDLSQPLTLSVPSVGPSTGPEAPLPAPEAPTLQAVRVSAGSPQPSNTRGKKRRRSEEPGGSPAQAQQDSSQPELPPEGAGATAHAEGCLGEPVQAQLPSIPAAPRPAIQDRGNYVRLNLKQKRYARGPALRGRLLRKQVWKQKWQKKGERFGGGKLRATVKDSCFWCGQLGHWASQCTHPEPTLASQKEGGEDEGDTQTLPTLEEVAQQPGTAYCQLPGKEDTEPAGPELLAPTQQPVPRAPSPPPTMPPLYLREPSGQVAETPAEVFQALEQLGYQAFRPGQEQAVMRILSGMSTLLVLPTGAGKSLCYQLPALLYARRSPCLTLVISPLLSLMDDQVSGLPPGLKATCIHSGMTRKQRDTALRKVRAAQVHVLMLSPEALAGAGEGGPACLTQLPPVAFACIDEAHCLSQWSHNFRPCYLRVCKVLRERMGVHCFLGLTATATRSTARDVAWHLGVAEEAVLRGPVTIPANLHLSVSMDRDPDQALVTLLQSERFRALDSVIVYCNRREDTERVAALLRTCLREAWAPGPGGRAPEAVAEAYHAGMCSRERRRVQRAFMEGQLRVVVATVAFGMGLDRPDVRAVLHLGLPPSFESYVQAVGRAGRDGQPAHCHLFLQAQGEDLRELRRHVHAKTTDFCAVKKLVQRAFPPCTCSHTQRSPEEEGDHSQERGLARAPVTMCPREAEQPSSEHTARCPGHKRALPVQPTVQALDMPEEAIETLLCYLELHPQHWLELLAPTYAHCHLRCPGGPTQLQALTHRCPPLAVCLAQQPPENTGQGSSSVEFDVVQLADSMGWELVPVRRALHQLQWDPEPKTGAPRGTGVLVEFRELAFHLHSPGDLTAQEKDQICDFLYSRVQDREREALACLHHTFRAFHSVAFPSCGPCLEQPDEERSARLKAVLSHYFEEEGGEGPRGTEAEQGPEPGLARLQDWEDQTRRDIRHLLSSWPEQQFSGRAVARIFHGIGSPCYPAQVYGRDRRFWRKYLHLSFHALAHLATEEILLWGR; encoded by the exons ATGGAGCGGCTGCGGGACGTGCGGGCGCGGCTGCAGGCTTGGGAGCGCGCGTtccggcggcggcgcgggcggcggccgGGCCAG GAGGACGTGGAGGCGGCGCCCGAGGAGACCCGCG CGCTCTACCGGGAGTACCGCGCCCTGAAagaggccctgggccaggccagTGGTGTCAGACCCGAGCAGTCGCTTCCCGCGGTGGCCGAGAAG GCGTTAGAGCCCAGCTGCTGGGGGTCCCACCTGAACCGGGCTGCGACCCAAAGCCCCCATCCGACTCCAGGGCCAAGCCCTCAGGCTTCTGTTCAGGACTATGGGAAGAGGCTTAAGGCCAACCTAAAGGGCGCCCTGCAG gctgggccagccctgggccacACACGCCGGCCTCCACGAAGACCCTCATCCAAGATGCTCTCCTCAGGACTGCCTGCTGCGGGGGCTGCCCTCATCGCTCCAGAGGAAGTCAGTGAGGTGCCCCCACAGGCTCTCAAGCCCCAGCTGAGGCCAGGCCGGCTCCAGCAGCTACGGGCCTCCCTGAGCCTGCGGCTGAACTCCCTAGACCCTGGCTGGCTGCAGAGGTGTCACAATGAGGCCCCAGACTTTCAGGGGGCTCCCGAGGCCTGCCACCCTGGCCTGGATACAGACTTGTCACAGCCTCTGACTTTAAGTGTCCCATCCGTTGGTCCCAGCACTGGCCCTGAGGCACCTTTACCAGCCCCAGAGGCTCCAACCCTACAGGCAGTCAGAGTCAGTGCAGGGAGCCCCCAGCCTAGCAACACTCGAGGCAAGAAGCGGAGGCGGAGTGAGGAGCCAGGGGGAAGCCCTGCACAGGCCCAGCAGGACAGCAGCCAACCAGAACTCCCACCAGAAGGAGCTGGGGCTACAGCACATGCAGAAGGCTGTCTAGGGGAGCCCGTGCAGGCACAGCTGCCCAGCATCCCAGCGGCCCCCAG GCCAGCCATCCAGGACAGGGGTAATTATGTGCGGCTCAACCTGAAGCAGAAACGCTATGCACGGGGCCCAGCCCTGCGTGGCAGGCTCCTCCGTAAGCAG GTGTGGAAGCAGAAGTGGCAGAAGAAAGGAGAGCGTTTTGGGGGTGGTAAACTCAGAGCCACAGTCAAGGATTCTTGCTTTTGGTGTGGGCAGCTTGGCCACTGGGCATCCCAGTGCACCCACCCAG AACCCACCCTGGCTTCCCAGAAGGAAGGTGGTGAGGACGAGGGGGACACACAGACCCTCCCCACATTGGAGGAAGTAGCCCAGCAGCCCGGCACTGCCTACTGCCAACTCCCTG GTAAGGAAGATACAGAGCCTGCTGGGCCTGAGCTGCTGGCACCCACGCAGCAGCCTGTGCCCAgggccccttccccaccccccaccatgcCACCACTCTATCTGCGGGAGCCCTCTGGGCAGGTGGCAG AGACACCGGCTGAGGTGTTCCAGGCCCTAGAGCAGCTGGGGTACCAAGCCTTCCGTCCCGGGCAGGAGCAGGCAGTCATGCGGATCCTGTCTG GCATGTCTACACTGCTGGTGCTGCCCACAGGCGCCGGCAAGTCCCTGTGCTACCAGCTCCCTGCACTGCTCTATGCCCGGCGAAGCCCCTGCCTCACGCTGGTCATCTCTCCCCTCCTGTCACTCATGGACGACCAG GTGTCTGGCTTGCCCCCAGGCCTGAAGGCGACCTGCATTCACTCAGGCATGACCAGGAAGCAGCGGGACACTGCCCTGCGGAAG GTCCGGGCAGCCCAGGTACATGTGCTGATGTTGTCGCCTGAGGCGctggctggagctggggaagggggccctgcctgcctcactCAGCTGCCCCCGGTTGCCTTTGCCTGCATCGACGAGGCCCACTGCCTCTCTCAGTGGTCCCACAACTTCCGACCCTGTTACCTGCGAGTCTGCAAG GTGCTGCGGGAACGCATGGGCGTGCACTGTTTCCTGGGTCTCACGGCCACAGCCACCCGCAGCACTGCCCGCGATGTGGCTTGGCACCTGGGCGTGGCTGAGGAGGCTGTCCTCAGGGGACCAGTCACCATCCCTGCCAACCTGCACCTCTCTGTGTCCATGGACAGGGACCCAGACCAG GCTTTGGTGACACTGCTGCAGAGTGAGCGTTTTCGTGCCCTGGACTCTGTCATCGTCTACTGTAACAGGCGAGAGGACACCGAGCGAGTTGCTGCGCTGCTCCGCACCTGCCTGCGTGaggcctgggccccagggccCGGAG GCCGAGCCCCAGAGGCCGTGGCTGAAGCCTACCACGCTGGCATGTGCAGCCGGGAGCGGCGGCGCGTGCAGCGGGCCTTCATGGAGGGCCAGCTGCGGGTGGTGGTGGCCACGGTGGCCTTTGGGATGGGGCTGGACCGGCCAGATGTGCGGGCCGTGCTGCATCTAGGGCTGCCCCCAAGCTTCGAGAGCTACGTGCAGGCTGTGGGCCGGGCGGGCCGCGACGGGCAGCCTGCACACTGCCACCTCTTTCTGCAGGCCCAG GGTGAGGACCTGCGGGAGCTGCGCAGACACGTGCACGCCAAGACCACTGATTTCTGTGCCGTGAAGAAGCTGGTGCAGCGTGCATTCCCACCCTGCACCTGCTCCCACACCCAGCGGTCCCCGGAAGAGGAGGGAGACCACAGCCAGGAAAGGGGCTTGGCCAGGGCCCCTGTGACCATGTGCCCACGGGAGGCTGAGCAACCCAGCAGTGAGCACACAGCCCGGTGCCCAGGCCACAAGCGGGCACTCCCAGTGCAGCCGACAGTGCAGGCCCTGGACATGCCAGAGGAGG CCATCGAGACCTTGCTGTGCTACCTGGAGCTGCACCCGCAGCACTGGCTAGAGTTGCTGGCACCTACCTATGCCCATTGCCACCTGCgctgccctgggggccccacccagCTCCAAGCCTTGACCCACAG GTGTCCCCCGCTGGCTGTGTGCTTGGCCCAGCAGCCCCCTGAGAACACAGGTCAGGGAAGCAGCTCTGTGGAGTTTGATGTGGTCCAGCTGGCAGACTCAATGGGCTGGGAGCTGGTCCCTGTGCGACGGGCTCTCCACCAGCTGCAGTGGGACCCAGAGCCTAAGACAG GTGCACCTCGGGGCACGGGGGTGCTGGTGGAGTTCAGGGAGCTGGCCTTCCACCTGCACAGCCCCGGGGATCTGACAGCCCAGGAGAAGGACCAGATCTGTGACTTCCTCTATAGCCGCGTGCAGGACCGAGAGCGGGAGGCCCTGGCCTGTCTGCACCACACATTCCGAGCCTTTCACAG TGTAGCCTTCCCCAGCTGTGGGCCGTGCCTGGAGCAGCCAGATGAGGAGCGCAGTGCCAGGCTCAAGGCCGTGCTCAGCCACTACTttgaggaagagggaggagaagggcCACGAGGCACGGAGGCCGAGCAGGGGCCAGAGCCGGGGCTGGCCAGG ctccaggacTGGGAGGACCAGACCCGCCGGGATATCCGCCACCTCCTCTCCTCGTGgccagagcagcagttctcaggCAGGGCTGTGGCCCGCATCTTCCACGGCATCG GAAGCCCTTGCTATCCTGCCCAGGTATATGGGCGGGACCGGCGCTTCTGGAGAAAGTACCTGCACCTGAGCTTCCATGCCTTGGCGCACCTGGCCACAGAGGAGATCCTGCTGTGGGGCCGCTGA